One genomic window of Oryctolagus cuniculus chromosome 11, mOryCun1.1, whole genome shotgun sequence includes the following:
- the FIGNL2 gene encoding fidgetin-like protein 2, with the protein MHWTQEHAQPLNQWPEQHLDVSSTTPSPAHKLELPPGGRQRCHYAWAHDDISALTASNLLKRYAEKYSGVLDSPYERPTLGGYGDAAFLNGAKADPEPWPGPEPPYPLASLHEGLPGTKSGGAGGTGGLAGSPVLAGNLPEPLYAGNACGATSAAPEYAAGYGGGYLAPGYCTQTGATLPPPPPAALLQPPPPPPPPGYGPSGPLYNYPAGGYAAQPGYGALPPPPAAPPAPYLTPGLAAPTPLPAPAPPRPAPASYGFQAAAPGAEAGVSLKRKAADEGADGRYRKYAYEPAKAPAADGAPYPAADNGECRGNGFRAKPPGAAEEASGKYGGGVPLKVLGSPAYGPQLEPFDKFPERAPAPAPRGGFAVPSGEPPNGVDQSALELVTSKMLDCGPPVQWADVAGQGALKAALEEELVWPLLRPPAYPGSPRPPRTVLLFGPRGAGKALLGRCLATQLGATLLRLRGATLAAPGAAEGARLLQAAFAAARCRPPAVLLLSELDALLAARDDGALQAPLLACLDGGCGAGADGVLVVGTTARPAALDEATRRRFALRFYVALPDGPARGQILRRSLAQQGCALSERELAALVQGTQGFSGAELGQLCQQAAAGTGLAGLQRPLSYKDLEAALAKVGPRASPKELDSFVEWDKMYGSGH; encoded by the coding sequence ATGCACTGGACACAGGAGCACGCCCAGCCCCTCAACCAGTGGCCAGAGCAGCACCTGGACGTCTCCTCCACCACGCCGTCGCCGGCTCACAAGCTGGAGCTGCCTCCGGGGGGTCGCCAGCGCTGCCACTACGCCTGGGCGCACGACGACATCTCCGCTCTCACTGCCTCCAACCTTCTCAAACGTTACGCAGAGAAGTACTCGGGGGTCCTGGACTCGCCCTACGAGCGCCCCACCCTGGGCGGCTACGGCGACGCCGCCTTCCTCAACGGCGCCAAGGCGGACCCTGAGCCCTGGCCGGGGCCCGAGCCGCCCTATCCTTTGGCTTCGCTCCACGAGGGCCTCCCGGGAACCAAGTCGGGCGGTGCGGGCGGTACCGGGGGCCTCGCGGGCTCCCCGGTTTTAGCGGGGAACTTGCCTGAACCCCTGTACGCCGGCAACGCCTGCGGGGCCACGTCGGCGGCGCCCGAGTACGCGGCCGGCTACGGCGGCGGGTACCTGGCGCCCGGTTACTGCACGCAGACCGGGGCCACGCTacccccgccgcccccggccgCGCTGCTgcagcccccgccgccgccgccgccgccggggtaCGGCCCCTCGGGGCCGCTCTACAACTATCCCGCGGGCGGCTACGCGGCGCAGCCCGGCTACGGCGCCCTCCCGCCGCCCCCGGCCGCGCCCCCGGCTCCCTACCTGACCCCCGGCCTCGCTGCGCCCACGCCCCtgcccgcgcccgcgccgccgcggccggcgcccgcTTCCTATGGCTTCCAGGCGGCTGCTCCCGGCGCCGAGGCCGGAGTGTCGCTGAAGCGCAAGGCTGCCGACGAGGGCGCGGACGGCCGCTACCGCAAGTACGCGTACGAGCCCGCCAAAGCCCCCGCGGCCGACGGCGCCCCCTACCCCGCCGCGGACAACGGCGAATGTCGGGGCAACGGGTTCCGGGCCAAGCCGCCGGGAGCCGCGGAGGAAGCGTCGGGGAAGTACGGCGGCGGCGTCCCGCTGAAGGTTCTGGGCTCCCCGGCCTACGGCCCCCAGCTCGAGCCCTTCGATAAGTTTCCAGAGCGGGCCCCGGCGCCGGCTCCCCGCGGCGGCTTCGCGGTGCCGTCGGGGGAGCCTCCCAACGGCGTGGACCAGAGCGCGCTGGAGCTGGTGACGAGCAAGATGCTGGACTGCGGCCCGCCGGTGCAGTGGGCAGACGTAGCGGGCCAGGGCGCGCTCAAGGCGGCgctggaggaggagctggtgtGGCCCCTGCTGAGGCCGCCCGCCTACCCGGGCAGCCCGCGCCCGCCGCGGACCGTGCTGCTCTTCGGGCCGCGCGGCGCAGGCAAGGCGCTGCTGGGCCGCTGCCTGGCCACGCAGCTGGGCGCGACGCTGCTGCGGCTGCGCGGGGCGACGCTGGCCGCGCCGGGCGCCGCGGAGGGCGCGCGCCTCCTCCAGGCCGCCTTCGCGGCCGCGCGCTGCCGCCCGCCCGCGGTGCTGCTGCTCAGCGAGCTGGACGCGCTGCTGGCCGCCCGCGACGACGGCGCGCTGCAGGCTCCGCTGCTGGCCTGCCTGGACGGCGGCTGCGGCGCGGGGGCCGACGGCGTGCTGGTGGTGGGCACCACCGCGCGGCCCGCCGCCCTGGACGAGGCCACCCGCCGGCGCTTCGCGCTCCGCTTCTACGTGGCGCTGCCCGACGGCCCAGCCCGCGGGCAGATTCTGCGGCGGTCGCTGGCCCAGCAGGGTTGCGCGCTGAGCGAGCGGGAGCTCGCGGCCCTGGTGCAGGGCACGCAGGGCTTCTCCGGGGCCGAGCTGGGGCAGCTGTGCCAGCAGGCGGCGGCCGGAACGGGCCTGGCGGGGCTGCAGCGCCCCCTTTCCTACAAGGACTTGGAGGCGGCGCTAGCCAAGGTGGGCCCCCGGGCCTCCCCGAAGGAACTGGACTCGTTCGTGGAGTGGGACAAGATGTACGGCTCCGGACACTGA